One Ostrea edulis chromosome 2, xbOstEdul1.1, whole genome shotgun sequence genomic region harbors:
- the LOC125682469 gene encoding phosphatidylinositol polyphosphate 5-phosphatase type IV-like yields the protein MEMDISNLKPPTGDTASISSTGRKFKKKSALTKLAEKKRRSSESGSEFGSCASLQSNQTLEVTGGQNTAYSSNQNVSNIEEDTNMKLDITYPSDDTPENNNQAEDQSNNANYARTGLQRGKKVYNVNVKKNPKPVPRLKKPDPEKCDWDPPPPLDANDNGNIGSKAPSDATIHRFRALKMANDPKGSLESLKSLPFQPKPPQTPKSERKVKGKGNLKGEKRNRDPGSSGEEVESKSKKQTPSYINLQTGTEKYEREKSEDEVFMTDNSNKTVGTSAGTLEVNKKDSEILLSNNVEMASPRSAKSSRGLLPPLIPKSYLPPLGDITSTALKVSMKTDSSYPHQKVSLEDSRIGDTLSQRSLSASSAMLPITIREARARTGSRGNVSVTSSLVGAPELERYFPDHQLKIWVGSWNMGDRKECKDSLEDFILPVESEIMQDIYAVGTQENNIIKKDWEVTVQATLGPTHVLFHSASHGSLHLAIFIRRDLIWFCSVPDDEQVSTRAVTMMKTKGAVAISFHFFGTSFLFVNCHLTSDDGRLKDRITDYHKICSCLKMPKYSHKDQQSVQGDALSKYDSVFWFGDLNFRIDKGRNTVESMVEAITEQEHPNFEFLLEGDELNDCIVKDQIFQGFLEGRINFKPTYKFDLNVDKDIYDTSSKLRIPSYTDRILFKARKKNSISCLHYDAVMNLRLSDHRPVYGLYEAVIKPGGDNIPIAAGHFDRDVYMEANKKWDINIGQKNKNQKNSLVCTIQ from the exons ATGGAGATGGACATCAGTAATCTCAAACCCCCTACTGGGGACACGGCATCCATCTCCTCCACTGGCCgaaaattcaaaaagaaaagtGCTCTGACAAAACTTGCCGAAAAGAAACGTCGTTCATCAGAGAGTGGGAGTGAATTTGGGTCATGTGCATCTCTACAATCTAACCAGACTCTGGAAGTCACAGGGGGACAGAACACAGCATATAGCAGCAATCAGAATGTATCCAATATCGAGGAGGACACAAACATGAAATTAGACATCACATACCCGTCTGACGACACACCCGAAAATAACAACCAAGCAGAAGATCAGTCCAATAATGCAAACTACGCACGGACTGGCTTACAGCGTGGAAAGAAAGTCTATAACGTCAATGTGAAAAAGAATCCCAAACCGGTTCCCCGATTAAAGAAACCAGATCCCGAGAAGTGTGACTGGGACCCCCCTCCTCCTCTGGATGCCAACGACAACGGGAACATCGGAAGCAAGGCGCCATCAGATGCCACCATACACAGGTTCAGGGCCCTGAAGATGGCTAATGATCCAAAGGGGTCACTGGAGTCATTAAAGAGTCTTCCTTTTCAACCCAAACCACCACAGACGCCCAAATCTGAAAGAAAAGTGAAAGGAAAAGGAAATCTTAAGGGAGAGAAGAGAAACCGAGATCCTGGTTCTTCAGGGGAGGAAGTGGAATCGAAATCAAAGAAGCAGACTCCGTCGTATATAAACCTGCAAACAGGGACGGAGAAGTACGAAAGGGAAAAATCGGAGGATGAAGTATTCATGACAGATAATTCTAACAAGACTGTGGGCACAAGTGCTGGTACATTGGAGGTAAACAAGAAGGACAGTGAAATTTTGCTCAGTAACAATGTAGAAATGGCAAGTCCTAGAAGTGCCAAGTCCTCCCGCGGTCTTCTCCCGCCCCTCATTCCGAAATCCTATCTTCCTCCTCTCGGAGACATCACATCGACAGCGCTTAAAGTCTCCATGAAAACCGACTCCTCGTACCCTCATCAGAAAGTTTCCTTAGAAGACTCCCGTATAGGTGACACTCTTTCACAGAGGTCACTCTCAGCATCTAGTGCCATGTTACCGATCACCATTAGAGAGGCCAGGGCAAG GACCGGGTCACGGGGCAATGTGAGTGTCACCTCCTCCCTGGTGGGGGCCCCGGAGCTAGAGAGGTACTTCCCGGACCACCAACTGAAAATCTGGGTTGGAAGTTGGAACATGGGAGACAGGAAG GAATGTAAGGATTCTCTAGAAGACTTTATCTTACCGGTGGAGAGTGAAATTATGCAAGATATTTATGCTGTTGGAACCCaggaaaacaatatcatcaA AAAAGACTGGGAGGTGACAGTACAGGCCACCCTGGGACCTACGCACGTTCTATTTCACTCCGCCTCTCATGGATCTCTACATCTTGCCATATTCATACGCAGGGACCTCATCTGGTTCTGTTCTG TCCCAGATGATGAACAGGTGTCCACTAGGGCAGTTACCATGATGAAAACCAAAGGAGCGGTAGCAatctcatttcatttttttggaACCTCATTTCTATTTGTCAACTGTCATTTAACAT CTGATGATGGTCGTTTAAAGGACCGGATAACAGATTATCACAAAATCTGCTCCTGTCTAAAGATGCCCAAGTATTCTCATAAAGACCAACAAAGTGTTCAAG GTGATGCTCTCAGTAAATATGATAGTGTGTTTTGGTTCGGGGACCTTAATTTCCGAATCGACAAGGGACGTAACACAGTGGAAAGCATGGTGGAGGCAATTACTGAACAGGAACATCCAAACTTTGAATTTCTTCTGGAGGGGGATGAACTCAATGATTGTATAGTTAAAG ATCAAATATTTCAAGGATTTTTAGAAGGAAGAATAAATTTTAAACCCACATATAAGTTTGATTTAAATGTTGATAAAGATATTTACGACACATCCAGTAAGCTACGGATTCCTTCATACACA GACAGAATATTATTTAAGGCACGTAAGAAGAACTCTATCAGTTGTCTTCACTATGATGCTGTTATGAACCTACGCTTATCGGACCATCGTCCTGTGTACGGTCTCTATGAAGCTGTGATAAAACCAGGCGGGGACAA TATTCCAATAGCAGCAGGTCACTTTGACCGCGACGTTTATATGGAGGCTAACAAGAAATGGGACATTAATATAGGACAGAAGaacaaaaatcagaaaaataGTTTGGTGTGTACCATACAGTAG